In Citrus sinensis cultivar Valencia sweet orange chromosome 2, DVS_A1.0, whole genome shotgun sequence, a single genomic region encodes these proteins:
- the LOC102612538 gene encoding pentatricopeptide repeat-containing protein At5g27110: MNITRILTLLRTCTGSKSLKEGKIIHQKVVTLGLQNNIALCKSLINLYFSCQNYDYAMLVFKTIDNPLDLSLWNGLMASYTKNYMYINALELFDMLLQNPYLKPDSYTYPSVLKACGGLGSVGIGKMIHTHLIKTGFLLDVVIASSTAGMYAKCNSFECAVKMFDEMSERDVASWNTVISCYYQDGQAEKALELFKKMRGSGFQPNSVTLTTVISSCARLMDLDRGKEIHKEFIKDGFVSDSYISSALVDMYGKCGCLEMAREVFEQTVLKSVVAWNALIAGYSSRGDSKSCVKLFWRMNEEGIKPTLTTISSVLMSCSRSGQLKHGKVMHGYIIRNKIQGDVFINSSLIDLYFKCGRVSSAENVFEKMSKTDVVYWNVMISGYVTVGDYFKALAIYSDMKEVGAKPDAVTFTSVLPACSQLAALEKGKEIHNHIIESKLETNEIVMGALLDMYAKCGAVDEALKVFNELTERDLVSWTSMITAYGSHGRALEALKLFGKMQQSNARPDSITFLALLSACSHAGWVDEGGYYFNLMISEYNIQPRNEHYSCLIDLLGRAGRLQEAYGILQSTPEIREDAGLLSTLFSACRLHRDIEMGEKIAKLLIEKDPDDSSTYIVLSNMYASVKKWDEVRKIRLKMKELGLRKNPGCSWIEIGDRIQPFFAEDKFYPQADMVYECLAILAGHMEKDELLPS; encoded by the coding sequence ATGAACATAACAAGGATATTAACTCTTTTGAGAACATGCACTGGTTCAAAGTCACTAAAAGAAGGCAAAATCATCCACCAAAAAGTTGTCACCCTTGGCCTACAAAACAACATTGCCCTGTGCAAAAGCCTCATCAATCTCTATTTCTCCTGCCAAAACTATGACTATGCGATGCTTGTATTCAAGACCATAGACAACCCATTAGACCTCTCTTTATGGAATGGCCTTATGGCCTCTTACACCAAGAATTACATGTATATTAATGCTCTTGAGCTCTTTGATATGTTACTGCAAAACCCTTATTTAAAACCTGATAGTTACACTTACCCCAGTGTGTTAAAGGCTTGTGGGGGATTAGGCAGCGTAGGTATTGGCAAAATGATACATACCCATTTGATAAAGACTGGGTTTTTGTTGGATGTTGTAATTGCTAGCTCTACTGCAGGGATGTATGCTAAATGCAATAGTTTTGAGTGTGCGGTTAAGATGTTTGATGAGATGTCTGAAAGAGATGTGGCAAGTTGGAATACGGTCATTTCTTGTTATTATCAAGATGGACAAGCTGAGAAAGCATTGGAATTGTTTAAGAAAATGAGGGGTTCAGGGTTTCAGCCTAATTCAGTGACGTTGACGACTGTTATTTCTTCGTGTGCAAGGCTTATGGATTTGGATAGAGGGAAGGAGATCCATAAAGAGTTTATCAAAGATGGGTTTGTTTCTGATAGTTATATTAGCTCGGCTCTCGTTGACATGTATGGAAAATGTGGTTGTTTGGAGATGGCTAGAGAAGTTTTCGAACAAACCGTCTTAAAAAGTGTGGTTGCTTGGAATGCGTTGATTGCAGGATACAGTTCTAGAGGTGATAGCAAATCGTGCGTTAAACTTTTTTGGAGGATGAATGAAGAAGGAATTAAACCCACCTTGACCACTATAAGTAGCGTACTAATGTCTTGTTCTAGATCAGGCCAACTTAAACATGGGAAGGTCATGCATGGGTACataataagaaacaaaatacaGGGCGACGTCTTTATAAACAGCTCACTCATTGATCTATATTTCAAATGTGGAAGAGTTAGTTCAGCTGAAAATGTCTTTGAGAAGATGTCCAAGACAGATGTAGTTTACTGGAATGTTATGATTTCAGGATATGTGACAGTTGGAGATTATTTTAAAGCCCTTGCCATCTATAGtgacatgaaagaagttggtGCAAAACCAGATGCTGTAACCTTTACTAGTGTCTTACCAGCCTGTTCGCAATTGGCAGCCCTAGAAAAGGGCAAAGAGATTCACAATCATATCATTGAGAGTAAGCTAGAAACCAATGAGATAGTCATGGGGGCTCTCCTTGATATGTATGCAAAATGTGGTGCAGTGGATGAAGCATTGAAGgtttttaatgaattaacTGAGCGGGATCTTGTGTCATGGACTTCAATGATTACTGCTTATGGGTCTCATGGTCGAGCTTTAGAAGCTCTGAAGCTTTTTGGTAAAATGCAGCAATCTAATGCAAGACCTGATAGTATTACTTTCCTTGCACTTTTATCAGCTTGTAGTCATGCTGGATGGGTTGATGAAGGTGGTTATTATTTTAACCTAATGATTTCTGAGTACAATATTCAGCCCAGAAATGAGCACTATTCATGCTTGATTGATCTTCTTGGACGAGCTGGAAGATTACAGGAAGCTTATGGGATTTTACAAAGCACCCCAGAAATCAGGGAGGATGCTGGATTGCTAAGTACGCTATTTTCGGCTTGCCGCCTGCATAGAGATATAGAAATGGGAGAAAAAATTGCGAAATTGCTCATTGAGAAGGATCCTGATGATTCATCAACTTACATTGTTTTATCCAATATGTATGCATCTGTCAAGAAATGGGATGAAGTAAGGAAGATAAGATTAAAGATGAAGGAGCTTGGGTTGAGGAAGAACCCTGGTTGTAGCTGGATTGAGATTGGAGACAGGATCCAGCCTTTCTTCGCAGAAGATAAGTTTTATCCGCAGGCAGATATGGTGTATGAATGTCTAGCGATTCTTGCTGGTCACATGGAGAAAGATGAATTGCTGCCATCTTAG